Proteins from a single region of Aureibacter tunicatorum:
- a CDS encoding ZIP family metal transporter, protein MIDAIILFLSAMAGGSLVFFISKKRTKEMQMAITFSGAYLFSLTILHILPELYEDSHTDGHIVSLFILLGFFFQVLLEPLTSGVEHGHLDEHHSHKHHHPVTPLIIGMLIHATFDGAILSGNFLNHGHGQNNLMIGLVLHKIPAAFALVSVISQSLSSKKKVFTLLIIFALASPFGIFASNFLFQKMAVDHMYYNLLIAVVAGNFLHISTTIFFETSPEHQFNFRKMFITLLGVLLAIAVEFIL, encoded by the coding sequence ATGATAGATGCAATCATTCTTTTCTTATCAGCTATGGCTGGTGGCTCTCTGGTATTCTTTATTTCAAAAAAAAGAACAAAGGAGATGCAAATGGCGATCACATTCAGTGGAGCCTACTTGTTTTCACTTACAATATTGCATATACTTCCAGAGCTATATGAAGATAGCCATACCGATGGGCATATAGTAAGCCTTTTCATTTTATTGGGATTTTTCTTTCAGGTGCTTCTTGAGCCGCTCACCAGCGGAGTGGAACATGGCCATTTGGACGAACACCACAGTCATAAGCACCATCATCCCGTAACGCCTTTGATTATTGGCATGCTAATTCACGCGACCTTTGATGGCGCAATACTATCCGGAAATTTTCTCAACCATGGGCATGGTCAGAACAATCTAATGATCGGTTTGGTGTTGCATAAAATTCCCGCAGCCTTTGCACTAGTATCAGTAATCAGCCAAAGCTTAAGCAGCAAGAAGAAAGTGTTTACATTGCTTATTATTTTCGCGTTAGCTTCCCCATTTGGAATATTTGCCAGCAATTTCTTATTTCAGAAAATGGCTGTTGACCACATGTATTATAATTTGTTAATCGCAGTTGTGGCAGGAAATTTCCTACATATTTCAACGACAATATTCTTCGAAACTTCTCCTGAGCATCAGTTCAATTTCAGGAAAATGTTCATTACTCTTCTTGGAGTCTTGCTAGCTATAGCCGTTGAATTCATTTTATAA
- a CDS encoding class I SAM-dependent methyltransferase: MSSDSKKEWFGEWFDSPYYHILYKNRDYSEAETFINNVIHKLEMASGDKVLDIACGKGRHSIFLNKNGMNVTGIDLSVQSIEFAKQFENDKLHFANHDMRETFQESQFDFVVNLFTSFGYFSDEKDNQKAINSAIDNLKPNGKMLLDFLNPTKVINQLKKDEKKTIDGISFDIHKRVDENNFIVKTIEFNDNEIDFKFEEKVKALKQTDFITYFNNAGAKIIGTYGSYEFDKFDMDNSDRMIFIAEKK; the protein is encoded by the coding sequence ATGTCATCTGACAGTAAAAAAGAATGGTTTGGAGAATGGTTTGATTCTCCTTATTATCATATATTATATAAAAACAGAGATTATTCAGAAGCCGAAACATTCATTAACAATGTCATTCATAAATTAGAGATGGCTTCTGGCGACAAGGTTCTAGACATTGCCTGTGGCAAAGGGCGCCATTCTATTTTTTTGAACAAAAATGGAATGAACGTAACTGGAATTGATCTTTCTGTGCAAAGCATTGAGTTTGCGAAGCAATTTGAAAACGACAAACTTCACTTTGCGAATCATGACATGCGCGAGACATTCCAAGAAAGTCAATTTGACTTTGTCGTAAATCTATTTACAAGTTTTGGCTACTTCTCGGATGAAAAAGATAACCAAAAAGCGATAAACTCCGCGATTGACAACCTTAAGCCTAATGGCAAAATGCTTTTGGATTTTCTAAATCCAACCAAAGTCATTAATCAGCTTAAAAAAGATGAAAAGAAAACCATTGATGGCATTAGCTTCGATATACACAAAAGAGTAGATGAAAATAACTTCATAGTCAAAACCATTGAATTCAATGATAATGAAATAGATTTCAAATTTGAAGAAAAAGTAAAAGCCCTTAAACAAACAGATTTTATAACGTATTTCAATAACGCTGGTGCTAAAATTATCGGCACTTATGGCAGCTACGAGTTTGACAAATTCGATATGGATAATTCTGATCGAATGATTTTTATTGCTGAAAAAAAATAA